A portion of the Trachemys scripta elegans isolate TJP31775 chromosome 11, CAS_Tse_1.0, whole genome shotgun sequence genome contains these proteins:
- the PHOSPHO2 gene encoding pyridoxal phosphate phosphatase PHOSPHO2 has translation MKFLLVFDFDCTVIDENSDTWIVKCAPEEKLPNKLRNSYQKGHWTEYMSRVFRYLGDSGVREDEMKRTMTTIPFTTGMRDLLDFIGKNKDFFDCIIISDSNTVFIDWILKAANFHEVLDEVFTNPATFSGAGYLTVQNFHTHHCAKCPKNLCKRKVLEEFVDKKLQQGVKYTKIIYVGDGGNDLCPVTSLKKDDIAMPRQGYTLEKMISQMSEDLDPVQSSVLVWSSGIEILSHLKLLIKE, from the coding sequence ATGAAGTTTCTGCTGGTTTTTGACTTTGACTGTACAGTCATAGATGAAAACAGTGACACCTGGATTGTGAAGTGTGCTCCTGAGGAAAAACTGCCTAACAAACTAAGAAACTCCTATCAAAAAGGACATTGGACAGAATACATGAGCAGGGTCTTTAGATATTTGGGAGACAGTGGAGTAAGAGAAGATGAGATGAAAAGAACTATGACAACAATTCCTTTCACTACAGGAATGAGAGATCTTTTAGATTTTATTGGCAAGAACAAAGATTTCTTTGATTGCATAATAATTTCAGATTCGAATACAGTATTTATTGACTGGATTTTAAAAGCTGCTAACTTTCATGAAGTGCTTGATGAAGTGTTTACAAATCCTGCAACTTTCAGTGGTGCTGGTTATCTTACTGTGCAGAATTTTCACACTCATCATTGTGCAAAGTGCCCTAAAAACCTCTGCAAAAGAAAAGTGTTAGAAGAATTTGTAGATAAAAAGTTACAGCAAGgagtaaaatatacaaaaattatATATGTAGGTGATGGTGGGAATGATCTCTGTCCTGTAACTTCTTTAAAGAAGGATGATATTGCTATGCCCAGACAAGGATACACATTAGAGAAAATGATTTCTCAGATGTCTGAGGATCTTGATCCTGTACAGTCTTCTGTTCTAGTTTGGTCATCGGGTATTGAAATTCTGTCTCATTTGAAATTACTTATAAAGGAGTAA